The Deltaproteobacteria bacterium genome window below encodes:
- a CDS encoding DUF4404 family protein yields the protein MEKQQLRTQLASLHRALADAESDVSEGRAQVGPDARELLVAVMEDIQRLLDAAERTEEPEGLVDRLREAKEDFEESHPALAEAAGRVIDALARLGI from the coding sequence TTGGAGAAGCAGCAGCTCCGGACCCAGCTCGCCTCGCTCCACCGCGCGCTCGCCGACGCCGAGTCCGACGTCTCGGAGGGCCGCGCGCAGGTCGGGCCCGACGCGCGCGAGCTCCTGGTGGCCGTGATGGAGGACATCCAGCGCCTGCTCGACGCCGCGGAGCGTACGGAGGAGCCGGAGGGCCTCGTCGACCGGCTGCGCGAGGCGAAGGAGGACTTCGAGGAGTCCCACCCGGCGCTCGCCGAGGCGGCCGGCCGCGTGATCGACGCGCTGGCGCGCCTGGGGATCTGA
- a CDS encoding DUF2470 domain-containing protein — protein sequence MAADPASSARRARALLRRAPAGVLSTTSQSMPGYPFGSFAPFVLTREGRPLLYLSRLAEHARNLAAQPHACLTVAEAVLGDPQAVARASVLGEAHQAAGAEHAALAERFFALFPEQRDYEPLGDFGFWWLEPVRVRWIGGFGEIGWIGRDAWLLDTPEWQLREAGIVGHMNEDHRDAMAAMLRARGEEAGDVTMLACDPEGFHLRSAGKVHWIAFARACPAAEDLRAEMVRLAKEARAGAGADPPGPG from the coding sequence ATGGCGGCCGATCCGGCGTCCTCGGCGCGGCGTGCGCGCGCGCTCCTGCGGCGGGCGCCGGCCGGGGTGCTCTCGACGACCTCGCAGTCGATGCCCGGCTACCCCTTCGGCTCGTTCGCGCCCTTCGTCCTGACCCGCGAGGGCCGCCCGCTCCTCTACCTGAGCCGGCTCGCCGAGCACGCCCGCAACCTGGCCGCGCAGCCCCACGCCTGCCTGACGGTCGCCGAGGCCGTCCTCGGCGACCCGCAGGCCGTGGCCCGGGCCAGCGTGCTCGGCGAGGCCCACCAGGCGGCGGGGGCCGAGCACGCGGCGCTCGCCGAGCGCTTCTTCGCGCTCTTCCCCGAGCAGCGCGACTACGAGCCGCTCGGCGACTTCGGCTTCTGGTGGCTCGAGCCGGTGCGGGTGCGCTGGATCGGCGGCTTCGGCGAGATCGGCTGGATCGGCCGCGACGCGTGGCTGCTCGACACGCCCGAATGGCAGCTCCGGGAGGCCGGCATCGTCGGGCACATGAACGAGGACCACCGGGACGCCATGGCGGCGATGCTGCGGGCGCGGGGCGAGGAGGCGGGCGACGTCACGATGCTCGCCTGCGACCCGGAGGGCTTCCACCTGCGCAGCGCCGGGAAGGTCCACTGGATCGCCTTCGCGCGCGCCTGCCCGGCGGCCGAGGACCTGCGGGCGGAGATGGTCCGGCTCGCGAAGGAGGCGCGGGCGGGGGCCGGGGCGGACCCCCCGGGCCCGGGCTAG
- a CDS encoding VTT domain-containing protein encodes MRRIAPLLFLALVAALVLGGRAVRASLGIELEPGSIQGAVAALGWKGPALFVGLVTFRQFLFLPSAIVLPAGGVVFGALEGTLLGAFGILLSAALKYGLARSLGREWLQARFGAAVAAFERHAEAAGPLIVGAATAHPLGPMAPVFWASGFAAVPVVGFLVAVALAAPVRAFAFSFFGSTLLDPGTPRFWAATLVLLGVCLLPLAHRGFRARLSRVARAQRAEGTPTAPPPSPAAPSDLRRPRRR; translated from the coding sequence GTGCGCCGGATCGCCCCCCTCCTGTTCCTCGCGCTGGTCGCCGCCCTCGTGCTCGGCGGCCGCGCCGTGCGCGCGAGCCTCGGCATCGAGCTCGAGCCGGGCTCGATCCAGGGTGCGGTCGCGGCGCTCGGCTGGAAGGGGCCGGCGCTCTTCGTCGGCCTCGTCACCTTCCGCCAGTTCCTCTTCCTGCCCTCGGCGATCGTGCTGCCGGCGGGCGGCGTGGTCTTCGGTGCGCTCGAGGGGACGCTCCTCGGCGCCTTCGGGATCCTGCTCTCGGCGGCGCTCAAGTACGGCCTTGCCCGCTCGCTCGGGCGCGAGTGGCTGCAGGCGCGCTTCGGCGCCGCGGTCGCGGCCTTCGAGCGCCACGCCGAGGCGGCGGGGCCCCTGATCGTGGGCGCGGCCACGGCCCACCCGCTCGGGCCGATGGCGCCCGTCTTCTGGGCCTCGGGCTTCGCGGCGGTGCCGGTCGTGGGCTTCCTGGTCGCCGTCGCGCTCGCCGCCCCCGTGCGCGCCTTCGCCTTCTCGTTCTTCGGCTCGACCCTGCTCGACCCCGGCACGCCGCGCTTCTGGGCCGCCACGCTCGTGCTGCTCGGCGTCTGCCTGCTGCCCCTCGCCCACCGCGGCTTCCGCGCGCGCCTCTCGCGCGTGGCTCGCGCGCAGCGAGCCGAAGGTACCCCTACGGCTCCACCCCCTTCGCCAGCAGCTCCCAGCGACCTTCGTAGACCGCGACGTCGCTGA
- a CDS encoding histidine phosphatase family protein gives MIAGRRAARAAFVLLLAIAAGSARAQEPAAFRPLGARPDGEPVLRVYVVRHAQAWKNVPASQRPPGLDAAGLDALTGAGQARARAVGLRLRGAGASRVVCSPAQRARQTAQAIASVLGTGAIEPSDAFQPLQHGASRRAADYRWRTENWRAGLDPRPEGGESLADGLARASGFLGAAAQETPGATLVVVTHGEIAAALLSEAAGVSPLAGYDRNFVGEGTISDVAVYEGRWELLAKGVEP, from the coding sequence GTGATCGCGGGCCGGCGTGCCGCGCGCGCGGCGTTCGTCCTCCTGCTCGCGATCGCCGCCGGCTCCGCGCGCGCGCAGGAGCCGGCGGCGTTCCGGCCGCTCGGTGCCCGACCGGACGGCGAGCCCGTGCTGCGCGTCTACGTCGTGCGCCACGCCCAGGCCTGGAAGAACGTCCCGGCGTCGCAGCGCCCGCCCGGCCTCGACGCGGCCGGGCTCGACGCGCTCACCGGGGCTGGCCAGGCACGCGCACGCGCCGTGGGCCTGCGCCTGCGCGGCGCCGGCGCGTCGCGCGTCGTCTGCTCACCGGCGCAGCGCGCCCGCCAGACCGCCCAGGCGATCGCCAGCGTGCTCGGCACCGGCGCGATCGAGCCGAGCGACGCCTTCCAGCCGCTCCAGCACGGCGCGAGCCGGCGCGCCGCCGACTACCGCTGGCGCACCGAGAACTGGCGCGCGGGCCTCGACCCGCGCCCGGAGGGCGGCGAGTCGCTCGCCGACGGCCTCGCGCGCGCGAGCGGCTTCCTGGGTGCGGCGGCGCAGGAGACGCCGGGCGCGACGCTCGTCGTCGTCACGCACGGCGAGATCGCGGCCGCTCTGCTCAGCGAGGCCGCCGGCGTCTCGCCGCTCGCCGGCTACGACCGCAACTTCGTCGGCGAGGGCACGATCAGCGACGTCGCGGTCTACGAAGGTCGCTGGGAGCTGCTGGCGAAGGGGGTGGAGCCGTAG
- a CDS encoding PQQ-dependent dehydrogenase, methanol/ethanol family produces MRRPFVLLLLAATLACARGADPDAALRERVREATLAVDDARLREAGGDTADWLSHGRSYAEQRMSPLALVHEGNVATLGLAWSLELGTNRGVEATPIVVDGVLFTTGPWSVVQAVDARSGRLLWQHDPQVPRRYGRIACCDVVNRGVALYRGRVFVGTLDGRLVALDAATGARLWEVRTVDADRPYTITGAPRVVAGRVVVGNGGAELGVRGYVSAYDPETGALLWRTYTVPGDPTQPFESPALERAAATWHGEWWKAGGGGTVWDSMAYDPELDLLYVGTGNGSPWARRHRSPGGGDNLYLSSILALRPATGELVWHYQTTPGDNWDYTATQHMILADLEIGGRPRKVLMQAPKNGFFYVLDRASGELLSAKPYVKLTWARGVDPETGRPIEVREADYGKEPVYIWPSPLGGHNWQPMSFNPATGLVYLPVNDLPGVHALDPKWRHRSGSWNTGTALEANLGIPDGWSEMVEGRLVAWDPVAQREVWRAPLATAWNGGTLTTAGNLVFQGTSDGRFVAYRASDGAVLWEAPAGTGVIAAPVTYLVDGEQFVTVMAGWGGAYPLAYGEAAAAAGVTSVGRILTFRLGGTAQLPPAIPHASTPAEPPFAVTASAEELRAGGIAFHEWCAVCHGLKVVGGGVVPDLRQASPETHAQWNDIVLGGTRAARGMMSFADVLDEREARLIQQYVVQRTWETQPKAGAKP; encoded by the coding sequence ATGCGCCGCCCGTTCGTCCTCCTGCTGCTCGCCGCCACGCTCGCCTGCGCGCGCGGGGCGGACCCGGACGCGGCGCTGCGCGAGCGCGTCCGCGAGGCCACGCTCGCGGTCGACGACGCGCGCCTGCGCGAGGCCGGCGGCGACACCGCCGACTGGCTGAGCCACGGCCGCAGCTACGCCGAGCAGCGCATGAGCCCGCTCGCCCTCGTCCACGAGGGCAACGTCGCCACGCTCGGCCTCGCCTGGAGCCTCGAGCTCGGCACCAACCGGGGCGTCGAGGCGACCCCGATCGTCGTGGACGGCGTGCTCTTCACGACCGGGCCCTGGAGCGTCGTCCAGGCCGTGGACGCGCGCAGCGGGCGGCTGCTCTGGCAGCACGACCCGCAGGTGCCGCGCCGCTACGGGCGGATCGCGTGCTGCGACGTCGTGAACCGCGGCGTCGCGCTCTACCGGGGCCGCGTCTTCGTGGGCACGCTCGACGGGCGGCTCGTCGCGCTCGACGCCGCCACGGGCGCAAGGCTCTGGGAGGTCCGCACGGTCGACGCGGACCGGCCCTACACGATCACGGGAGCGCCGCGCGTGGTGGCCGGCAGGGTCGTCGTCGGCAACGGCGGCGCCGAGCTCGGCGTACGCGGCTACGTGTCGGCATACGATCCCGAGACCGGCGCCCTCCTCTGGCGCACCTACACCGTTCCGGGTGATCCCACGCAGCCCTTCGAGTCGCCCGCACTCGAACGCGCCGCGGCCACCTGGCACGGCGAATGGTGGAAGGCCGGCGGCGGCGGCACGGTCTGGGACTCGATGGCCTACGACCCCGAGCTCGATCTCCTCTACGTCGGCACCGGCAACGGCTCGCCCTGGGCGCGGCGCCACCGAAGCCCGGGCGGCGGCGACAATCTCTACCTCTCGTCGATCCTGGCGCTGCGGCCCGCCACCGGCGAGCTGGTCTGGCACTACCAGACGACGCCCGGGGACAACTGGGACTACACCGCGACGCAGCACATGATCCTGGCCGACCTCGAGATCGGGGGACGCCCGCGCAAGGTCCTGATGCAGGCGCCCAAGAACGGCTTCTTCTACGTGCTCGACCGCGCGAGCGGGGAGCTCCTGTCGGCGAAGCCCTACGTGAAGCTGACCTGGGCCCGCGGCGTGGACCCGGAGACGGGGCGCCCGATCGAGGTGCGCGAGGCCGACTACGGCAAGGAGCCGGTCTACATCTGGCCCTCCCCGCTCGGCGGCCACAACTGGCAGCCGATGTCCTTCAACCCGGCGACGGGCCTCGTCTACCTGCCCGTCAACGACCTGCCGGGCGTGCACGCGCTCGACCCGAAGTGGCGGCACCGGAGCGGGTCGTGGAACACGGGGACGGCGCTCGAGGCAAACCTCGGGATCCCCGACGGCTGGAGCGAGATGGTGGAGGGGCGCCTCGTCGCCTGGGATCCCGTGGCGCAGCGTGAGGTCTGGCGGGCGCCGCTCGCGACGGCCTGGAACGGCGGCACGCTCACCACCGCCGGCAACCTGGTCTTCCAGGGCACGTCGGACGGGCGTTTCGTCGCCTATCGCGCCAGCGACGGCGCCGTCCTCTGGGAGGCGCCCGCCGGCACCGGTGTGATCGCCGCACCGGTGACGTACCTGGTCGACGGCGAGCAGTTCGTGACCGTGATGGCCGGCTGGGGTGGTGCGTATCCGCTCGCCTACGGCGAGGCCGCCGCGGCGGCCGGCGTCACGAGCGTCGGGCGCATCCTGACCTTCCGCCTCGGCGGGACCGCCCAGCTTCCGCCGGCGATCCCGCACGCGAGCACGCCGGCCGAGCCGCCCTTCGCGGTGACCGCCAGCGCCGAGGAGCTGCGCGCGGGCGGCATCGCCTTCCACGAGTGGTGCGCGGTCTGCCACGGGCTCAAGGTGGTGGGCGGGGGCGTCGTGCCGGACCTGCGGCAGGCGAGCCCCGAGACCCACGCGCAGTGGAACGACATCGTGCTCGGCGGCACGCGCGCCGCGCGCGGCATGATGTCGTTCGCCGACGTGCTCGACGAGCGCGAGGCGCGGCTGATCCAGCAGTACGTCGTGCAGCGCACGTGGGAGACCCAGCCGAAGGCCGGGGCGAAGCCGTGA
- a CDS encoding cobalamin biosynthesis protein CbiX encodes MGGPGADAASGGATKRAVVLVDHGSRAPEAHAVLDEMAARLRRRLPGRIVEVAHLELAPPSLADAIARCVAAGAREVVVHPYFLAPGTHAGRDVPAQAAEAARRHPGLRVRVTEPLGAHEGIVDAIVERIDRA; translated from the coding sequence GTGGGCGGGCCCGGCGCGGACGCCGCGAGCGGAGGCGCGACGAAGCGCGCCGTCGTGCTGGTGGACCACGGCAGCCGCGCGCCCGAGGCCCACGCCGTGCTCGACGAGATGGCCGCGCGGCTGCGCCGCCGGCTGCCCGGGCGGATCGTCGAGGTGGCGCACCTCGAGCTCGCGCCGCCGAGCCTCGCCGACGCCATCGCGCGCTGCGTCGCGGCCGGCGCGCGCGAGGTCGTGGTGCACCCCTACTTCCTGGCGCCCGGCACGCACGCCGGCCGCGACGTCCCGGCGCAGGCAGCCGAGGCGGCGCGACGCCATCCCGGCCTCCGCGTGCGCGTGACGGAGCCGCTCGGCGCGCACGAGGGGATCGTCGACGCGATCGTGGAGCGCATCGATCGCGCCTGA
- a CDS encoding 2Fe-2S iron-sulfur cluster-binding protein has protein sequence MPRVTFQPSARSIEVPAGSTLLDAALAAGLPIARACGADGLCGRCGVRVLAGTGLDGESAAEAATRRRNRLDPDLRLACLARVRGDVEVAAAYW, from the coding sequence GTGCCGCGCGTGACCTTCCAGCCCTCCGCCCGCTCGATCGAGGTGCCCGCGGGGAGCACGCTCCTCGACGCAGCCCTCGCCGCCGGCCTGCCGATCGCGCGTGCCTGCGGCGCCGACGGCCTGTGCGGGCGCTGCGGGGTCCGGGTCCTGGCTGGGACGGGCTTGGACGGGGAGAGCGCCGCCGAGGCCGCCACGCGCCGCCGCAACCGCCTCGACCCCGACCTGCGCCTCGCCTGCCTTGCGCGCGTGCGGGGCGACGTCGAGGTGGCGGCGGCCTACTGGTAG
- a CDS encoding molybdopterin-binding protein, with amino-acid sequence MPRAGIVVIGNEILSGKVVDANSPYLCGELRALGVDVERIVTIPDDVDVIAREVRAQSEAYDFVFTSGGVGPTHDDLTMDGVAKAFGLPVRIYESIVERLTRAQGAAPNESLLKMAALPQDAVLIDAGDLWFPVVVVHNVYVFPGIPELLRRKFTSIRARFQGIPFVLRRVYVRRHESDIAADLHALLAEFPELLLGSYPRIGEPEFRVLLTLESRDSRYLQHALDSLLARLPRDAVHKVE; translated from the coding sequence GTGCCCCGCGCCGGCATCGTCGTCATCGGCAACGAGATCCTCTCCGGCAAGGTCGTGGACGCGAACTCGCCCTACCTGTGCGGCGAGCTGCGCGCGCTCGGCGTCGACGTCGAGCGCATCGTCACGATCCCCGACGACGTGGACGTGATCGCCCGCGAGGTGCGCGCGCAGAGCGAAGCCTACGACTTCGTCTTCACCTCGGGCGGCGTCGGGCCCACCCACGACGACCTGACCATGGACGGCGTTGCGAAGGCCTTCGGGCTGCCGGTGCGGATCTACGAGTCGATCGTGGAGCGCCTCACGCGTGCCCAGGGCGCCGCCCCCAACGAGAGCCTGCTCAAGATGGCCGCGCTGCCCCAGGACGCGGTGCTGATCGACGCCGGGGACCTCTGGTTCCCGGTCGTGGTGGTGCACAACGTCTACGTGTTCCCGGGCATCCCGGAGCTCCTGCGCCGCAAGTTCACGTCGATCCGCGCGCGCTTCCAGGGCATCCCCTTCGTGCTGCGGCGCGTCTACGTGCGCCGCCACGAGAGCGACATCGCGGCGGACCTGCACGCGCTGCTGGCCGAGTTCCCCGAGCTGCTGCTCGGCTCCTACCCCCGGATCGGCGAGCCCGAGTTCCGCGTCCTGCTGACCCTCGAGTCGCGGGACTCGCGCTACCTGCAGCACGCGCTCGACTCGCTCCTCGCGCGCCTGCCCCGGGACGCCGTCCACAAGGTCGAGTGA
- a CDS encoding DUF4079 family protein → MTDPAAQGGLARWLAYAHPAWMLAALTLAALALRSGLALRRARRLRVRRRPEDLRRHLAVAKPALVMVAAGFAGGPLSMAWLRGREPFATAHAWIGVAALLLFVAAGILGRRLERGRGRPRDAHALLATLALLAAAGAALTGFVLLP, encoded by the coding sequence GTGACGGACCCGGCGGCGCAGGGAGGGCTGGCGCGCTGGCTCGCCTACGCGCACCCCGCGTGGATGCTCGCCGCGCTCACCCTGGCCGCGCTCGCGCTGCGCAGCGGGCTCGCCCTGCGGCGCGCGCGGCGCCTGCGCGTGCGCCGCCGCCCCGAGGACCTGCGCCGCCACCTCGCGGTCGCCAAGCCCGCCCTCGTGATGGTGGCGGCCGGCTTCGCCGGCGGGCCGCTGTCGATGGCGTGGCTGCGGGGGCGCGAGCCCTTCGCCACCGCGCACGCGTGGATCGGTGTCGCCGCGCTGCTGCTCTTCGTGGCCGCGGGGATCCTCGGCCGCCGCCTCGAGCGCGGCCGCGGCCGCCCGCGCGACGCGCACGCCCTGCTCGCGACGCTCGCGCTGCTGGCCGCCGCGGGCGCGGCGCTGACCGGCTTCGTGCTGCTGCCCTGA
- a CDS encoding zinc-binding dehydrogenase translates to MKAAVIHRTGPPEVLRYEELPDPPCAPDGVVVEVEAISIEGGDLGNRARGAIASFPHVVGYQCAGRVREVGPEVRDRRAGQRVVAMMLHGSHAERVAVPAGFTWPVPDGADLEAAACVPIPFGTADDCLFEFGRLAAGETVLIQAGASGVGLAAIQLAKRAGARVIATAGSEAKLARLRSELGLDHGIDYRARDFVAAVQEITGGRGCDLVVDPVGGATLQKSLACLGYRGRCITVGDASRAGRQLDVASLSAGNRSLTGVFLGAEAFFARERVFAMIARHLDDVAAGRLRVFVDRRFPLAEAAAAHAYGESRAAFGRVVLVP, encoded by the coding sequence GTGAAGGCCGCCGTGATCCACCGCACCGGACCGCCCGAGGTGCTCCGCTACGAGGAGCTCCCCGATCCGCCCTGCGCGCCCGACGGCGTCGTCGTCGAGGTCGAGGCGATCTCGATCGAGGGCGGTGACCTCGGCAACCGCGCGCGCGGCGCGATCGCGAGCTTCCCGCACGTGGTGGGCTACCAGTGCGCGGGCCGGGTCCGCGAGGTCGGTCCCGAGGTCCGCGACCGGCGTGCCGGCCAGCGCGTGGTCGCGATGATGCTGCACGGCTCGCACGCCGAGCGCGTGGCGGTGCCGGCCGGCTTCACCTGGCCGGTCCCGGACGGCGCCGACCTCGAGGCGGCGGCCTGCGTGCCGATCCCCTTCGGCACCGCCGACGACTGTCTCTTCGAGTTCGGGCGCCTCGCGGCCGGCGAGACCGTGCTGATCCAGGCGGGCGCGAGCGGCGTCGGGCTGGCGGCGATCCAGCTCGCGAAGCGCGCCGGGGCCCGCGTGATCGCCACCGCCGGCAGCGAGGCAAAGCTCGCGCGCCTGCGCAGCGAGCTCGGCCTCGACCACGGGATCGACTACCGCGCGCGCGACTTCGTGGCCGCGGTGCAGGAGATCACCGGGGGGCGCGGCTGCGATCTGGTGGTGGACCCGGTGGGCGGCGCCACGCTCCAGAAGAGCCTTGCCTGCCTGGGCTACCGCGGCCGCTGCATCACGGTCGGCGACGCGAGCCGCGCGGGCCGGCAGCTCGACGTCGCGAGCCTGTCGGCGGGCAACCGCTCGCTCACCGGCGTGTTCCTCGGCGCCGAGGCCTTCTTCGCCCGCGAGCGGGTCTTCGCGATGATCGCGCGCCACCTGGACGACGTCGCGGCCGGCCGCCTGCGGGTCTTCGTCGACCGGCGCTTCCCGCTCGCGGAGGCCGCGGCGGCGCACGCCTACGGCGAGAGCCGCGCGGCCTTCGGCCGCGTCGTGCTCGTGCCCTGA
- the aroC gene encoding chorismate synthase — MGSTTGRLFRATTFGESHGGGVGVVVDGCPPRLPLAVEEIQRDLDRRRPGQSHLTTPRQEADRAELLSGVFEGKTIGSPIAILVRNADARPQAYEHLRDVYRPSHADWTTEAKYGIRNWQGGGRASARETIGRVAAAAIARKLLASQAGIEVLAWVRQVHAVDAKIDPSAVSLAQVEAHPVRCPDAEAAARMERQIDEARRRGDSLGGVVECVARGVPAGLGEPVFDKLEADLAKAALSLPASKGFEIGSGFTGTRQTGIEHNDPFEPGPDGRPRTRSNRSGGVQGGITNGEDIVLRVAFKPTATIRLAQDTVDRAGRAVVLEAEGRHDPCVLPRAVPIVEAAVLLVLADHWLRQRATDAIPR; from the coding sequence ATGGGCAGCACGACGGGCCGGCTCTTCCGCGCCACCACCTTCGGCGAGTCGCACGGCGGCGGCGTCGGGGTGGTGGTGGACGGCTGCCCGCCGCGGCTGCCGCTCGCGGTCGAGGAGATCCAGCGCGACCTCGACCGCCGCCGGCCCGGCCAGAGCCACCTGACGACCCCGCGCCAGGAGGCCGATCGCGCCGAGCTCCTGTCGGGCGTCTTCGAGGGGAAGACGATCGGCAGCCCGATCGCGATCCTCGTGCGCAACGCCGACGCGCGCCCGCAGGCCTACGAGCACCTGCGCGACGTCTACCGGCCCTCGCACGCCGACTGGACCACCGAGGCCAAGTACGGGATCCGCAACTGGCAGGGCGGCGGGCGCGCGAGCGCGCGCGAGACGATCGGGCGCGTCGCCGCCGCCGCGATCGCGCGCAAGCTCCTCGCCAGCCAGGCCGGCATCGAGGTCCTGGCGTGGGTCCGGCAGGTGCACGCGGTCGACGCGAAGATCGACCCCTCGGCGGTGTCGCTGGCGCAGGTGGAGGCGCATCCCGTGCGCTGCCCGGACGCCGAAGCCGCCGCCCGGATGGAGCGCCAGATCGACGAGGCGCGCCGGCGCGGCGACTCCCTGGGCGGTGTCGTCGAGTGCGTGGCGCGCGGCGTCCCGGCCGGGCTCGGCGAGCCGGTCTTCGACAAGCTCGAGGCCGACCTCGCGAAGGCGGCGCTCTCGCTCCCCGCCTCGAAGGGCTTCGAGATCGGCAGCGGCTTCACCGGCACACGCCAGACGGGCATCGAGCACAACGACCCCTTCGAGCCCGGCCCCGACGGCCGCCCGCGCACCCGCAGCAACCGCTCGGGCGGCGTGCAGGGGGGGATCACGAACGGCGAGGACATCGTGCTGCGCGTCGCCTTCAAGCCGACCGCGACGATCCGCCTCGCCCAGGACACCGTGGACCGCGCCGGCCGTGCGGTCGTGCTCGAGGCGGAGGGCCGCCACGATCCCTGCGTGCTCCCGCGCGCGGTGCCGATCGTGGAGGCCGCCGTCCTGCTGGTCCTCGCCGATCACTGGCTGCGCCAGCGCGCGACCGACGCGATCCCGCGCTGA
- a CDS encoding Smr/MutS family protein, which yields MAADTSERRPFVLIDHGGGRLDGAVPGFDRKRLARLRQGDPPADRELDLHYLRREEARRRLRAELREALAAGERCLLVIHGRGARSGEAGAVLRDALPDWLAEEPHGAAVLAFASASRHAGGASYVLLRRRR from the coding sequence ATGGCCGCGGACACCAGCGAGCGACGGCCCTTCGTGCTGATCGACCACGGCGGCGGCCGCCTCGACGGCGCCGTGCCGGGCTTCGACCGCAAGCGCCTGGCGCGGCTGCGCCAGGGCGACCCGCCGGCGGATCGCGAGCTCGACCTGCACTACCTGCGCCGCGAGGAGGCGCGCCGGCGGCTGCGAGCGGAGCTGCGCGAAGCGCTGGCCGCCGGCGAGCGCTGCCTCCTCGTGATCCACGGGCGCGGCGCGCGCTCGGGCGAAGCCGGGGCGGTGCTGCGCGACGCGCTCCCCGACTGGCTCGCCGAAGAGCCGCACGGCGCCGCGGTGCTGGCCTTCGCCAGTGCGTCGCGCCACGCGGGCGGCGCCAGCTACGTGCTGCTGCGGCGGCGGCGCTGA
- the mutY gene encoding A/G-specific adenine glycosylase, with the protein MAARPARPADRRRPAVGARARRRRALLAWYRAARRDLPWRRTRDPWAIWVSETMLQQTRVEAVIPYWERFLARFPDPGTLAVADLDDVLGLWSGLGYYSRARNLKRAAEEVVERFAGRVPDQVEALRSLPGVGPYTAGAVASIAYGRPAPIVDGNVARVLARVLGLREEIGSPAARARLWEEAEALAAGDAPGDLNQALMELGALVCVPRAPRCDACPLARACDARAAGDAGALPRRAPKRAPEPVHAVAALVRRRGRALAVRRPARGLLGGLWELPGGEVASVRAGGPGALAALLRERLGLAVAAIEPAGRLDYAFTHRRLSLRLFRCEAAPGRVRRSGWDAHRWLSDAELDALPLGTVGRRALATARSERVPGASGKLGRWPRTPASDGPSC; encoded by the coding sequence GTGGCAGCGCGACCGGCTCGACCCGCAGATCGCCGCCGCCCGGCAGTAGGCGCGCGGGCGCGCCGGCGCCGCGCGCTGCTCGCCTGGTATCGCGCCGCGCGCCGCGACCTGCCCTGGCGCCGCACGCGCGACCCGTGGGCGATCTGGGTCTCCGAGACGATGCTCCAGCAGACCCGCGTCGAGGCGGTGATCCCCTACTGGGAGCGCTTCCTGGCGCGCTTTCCCGATCCCGGCACGCTCGCGGTCGCCGACCTCGACGACGTGCTCGGCCTGTGGTCGGGCCTCGGCTACTACTCGCGCGCGCGCAACCTGAAGCGCGCGGCGGAGGAGGTGGTGGAGCGCTTCGCGGGCCGCGTGCCCGACCAGGTCGAGGCGCTGCGCAGCCTGCCCGGCGTCGGCCCCTACACGGCGGGCGCCGTGGCCTCGATCGCCTACGGCCGGCCGGCCCCGATCGTCGACGGCAACGTGGCGCGCGTGCTCGCGCGCGTGCTCGGCCTGCGCGAGGAGATCGGGAGCCCGGCCGCGCGCGCGCGGCTGTGGGAGGAAGCCGAGGCGCTCGCCGCGGGCGACGCGCCCGGCGACCTGAACCAGGCCCTGATGGAGCTCGGCGCGCTCGTCTGCGTGCCGCGCGCCCCGCGCTGCGACGCCTGTCCGCTCGCCCGCGCGTGCGACGCGCGCGCGGCGGGGGACGCCGGGGCGCTCCCGCGGCGCGCGCCGAAGCGCGCGCCGGAGCCCGTCCACGCGGTGGCGGCGCTCGTGCGGCGCCGCGGCCGCGCGCTCGCCGTGCGGCGACCCGCCCGCGGCCTGCTCGGCGGGCTCTGGGAGCTGCCCGGCGGCGAGGTCGCGAGCGTCCGGGCGGGGGGGCCCGGTGCGCTCGCCGCCCTCCTGCGCGAGCGCCTCGGGCTCGCCGTCGCCGCGATCGAGCCGGCCGGCCGGCTCGACTACGCCTTCACCCACCGGCGGCTCTCCCTGCGCCTGTTCCGCTGCGAGGCGGCGCCGGGCCGGGTGCGCCGCTCCGGGTGGGACGCCCATCGCTGGCTGTCGGACGCGGAGCTCGACGCCCTGCCGCTCGGGACGGTCGGCCGGCGGGCGCTCGCCACGGCACGCAGCGAGCGCGTGCCGGGCGCCTCGGGCAAGCTCGGGCGATGGCCGCGGACACCAGCGAGCGACGGCCCTTCGTGCTGA